The following coding sequences are from one Nonlabens arenilitoris window:
- the atpH gene encoding ATP synthase F1 subunit delta, with the protein MKLSRAASRYANAILSLAIDKSEAVAVNEEMKTILVTLNGNKELRDFMSSPLIKSEQKRGALRQVFKDAGAITMGSFDLLVDNKRADILMDVATKYILLFEEMNKREIATVTTAVEISADLEQKVLAKAKELAGKDITLEKKIDESILGGFILRVGDQEINASVANKLGQLKRTFAAR; encoded by the coding sequence ATGAAATTATCTAGAGCTGCATCCCGATACGCAAATGCTATTCTTAGTCTAGCAATAGATAAGAGTGAAGCTGTCGCTGTTAATGAGGAAATGAAGACCATTCTAGTTACCCTTAATGGTAATAAAGAATTACGTGACTTCATGAGCAGTCCGTTAATCAAATCAGAACAGAAACGTGGCGCATTGCGTCAGGTTTTTAAAGATGCAGGTGCGATCACAATGGGATCTTTTGACCTATTAGTAGATAATAAGCGTGCAGATATATTAATGGATGTCGCTACAAAGTATATTTTACTTTTTGAAGAAATGAATAAGCGCGAGATTGCTACGGTAACAACTGCCGTTGAAATTTCTGCTGATTTAGAACAAAAAGTGCTAGCAAAAGCAAAAGAGCTTGCTGGTAAAGACATTACATTAGAGAAGAAGATTGATGAGTCTATCTTAGGTGGATTTATACTTAGAGTAGGTGATCAAGAAATCAATGCTAGTGTAGCAAACAAATTAGGACAATTAAAAAGAACATTTGCTGCGAGATAG
- a CDS encoding F0F1 ATP synthase subunit B, which translates to MLDLINDFSPGLFFMQALILIILIVLMRKFAWKPILNALSEREEGIAEALAAAENAKIEMANLEASNQAAAQEARAQRDEMLKDAREIKEKMIADAAGQAQEKADKIIAQAQEAIEAEKKAALADIKSQVANLSVDIAEKVTRKELSHKDAQHALIEQLLAEANI; encoded by the coding sequence ATGTTAGATTTAATTAATGATTTTTCGCCAGGCTTGTTTTTCATGCAAGCACTTATTCTTATCATCTTAATTGTATTGATGAGAAAATTTGCATGGAAACCTATTCTTAATGCTCTTTCTGAAAGAGAAGAAGGAATTGCTGAAGCACTAGCTGCTGCAGAAAATGCAAAAATAGAAATGGCTAATCTTGAAGCTTCTAATCAAGCTGCCGCACAAGAGGCTCGTGCTCAAAGAGACGAGATGCTTAAAGATGCACGTGAGATTAAAGAGAAGATGATTGCAGATGCTGCAGGTCAAGCTCAAGAAAAAGCAGATAAAATTATAGCTCAAGCTCAAGAAGCAATTGAAGCAGAGAAGAAAGCAGCACTTGCAGACATTAAATCTCAAGTAGCAAATCTTTCTGTAGACATTGCAGAAAAAGTGACACGTAAAGAGCTTTCTCATAAAGATGCACAACATGCACTTATCGAGCAATTACTAGCCGAAGCAAATATCTAA
- the atpE gene encoding ATP synthase F0 subunit C, with translation METAYNLIGAGLIVIGGGIGLGQIGGKAMEAIARQPEAAGKIQTAMIIIGALLEGLAFGALLLGKN, from the coding sequence ATGGAAACAGCTTATAATTTAATTGGTGCAGGTCTTATCGTTATCGGTGGTGGTATCGGTCTTGGTCAAATTGGTGGAAAAGCAATGGAAGCTATTGCTCGTCAACCAGAAGCAGCTGGAAAGATCCAAACTGCGATGATTATTATCGGTGCACTTCTTGAAGGACTTGCATTTGGAGCTCTTTTATTAGGTAAAAACTAA
- the atpB gene encoding F0F1 ATP synthase subunit A has translation MYRAYFKIAFFALIFTAFATAQAQEHNGDYAFDDEIESDGGKVNTKEEIDSYIDHHLKDSHDFHLFSYSNDAGVRKHVGFSLPVIVWSSEGLKFFMSSKFHHDDDGKVLVNAGDATFTKLHSKIYELDKGATAINFDADHHPTNAHRVFDMSITKSVFGLLLIGLLMLLVFGALAKQYKTKKIPTGFGRVLEPLVLYVRDEIARPNIGETKYRKFMGYLLTVFFLIWISNLLGLTPFGFNITGQIAVTVCLALFTFIIVQFSGNKDYWMHIFWMPGVPVLMKIALIPIELIGLLTKPFSLLVRLFANITAGHVVVMGLIALMITLKAQFGVVGSTGLSIFLTLFLSVIELLVAFLQAFIFTMLSALFIGMAVAEHDHHEHAGAEEDDIDEVRERFI, from the coding sequence ATGTATAGAGCGTACTTTAAAATAGCTTTTTTTGCTTTGATCTTTACAGCTTTTGCGACAGCACAAGCTCAAGAACACAATGGTGATTATGCCTTTGATGATGAAATAGAATCAGATGGCGGTAAAGTGAATACAAAAGAAGAAATCGATTCCTATATCGATCATCACTTAAAAGATTCACACGACTTTCATTTATTTTCATATTCTAATGATGCTGGTGTAAGAAAGCATGTTGGTTTTTCACTGCCTGTTATTGTGTGGTCTAGTGAAGGTTTAAAATTCTTTATGTCTTCAAAGTTCCACCACGATGATGATGGGAAAGTGCTTGTAAATGCTGGCGATGCAACTTTTACAAAGTTACATAGTAAAATATATGAGTTAGATAAAGGTGCTACTGCTATTAACTTTGACGCAGATCATCACCCTACTAACGCTCATAGAGTGTTTGATATGTCTATTACAAAGTCTGTTTTTGGACTTCTATTAATAGGATTGTTGATGTTATTAGTTTTCGGTGCATTAGCAAAACAATATAAAACTAAAAAAATCCCAACTGGATTTGGTCGTGTATTAGAGCCGTTAGTATTATATGTAAGAGATGAGATTGCGCGTCCTAATATAGGTGAGACTAAGTATAGAAAATTCATGGGGTATTTATTAACCGTGTTTTTCTTAATCTGGATCAGTAACCTTTTAGGATTAACTCCATTTGGATTTAACATTACAGGGCAGATTGCGGTAACAGTATGTCTTGCTTTATTTACATTTATTATAGTACAATTTAGTGGTAATAAAGATTACTGGATGCACATCTTCTGGATGCCAGGCGTTCCAGTATTAATGAAAATAGCTTTAATACCTATTGAGTTAATAGGTCTTCTTACAAAGCCATTCTCACTTCTTGTACGTTTATTTGCAAACATTACAGCTGGTCACGTGGTAGTTATGGGTCTTATTGCCTTAATGATTACACTTAAAGCACAGTTCGGTGTAGTAGGTTCGACAGGACTTTCTATTTTCCTTACCTTGTTCTTATCAGTTATAGAATTATTAGTAGCCTTTTTACAGGCATTTATCTTTACTATGTTATCTGCTCTATTTATAGGGATGGCAGTTGCAGAGCATGATCACCACGAGCATGCTGGCGCTGAAGAAGATGACATTGATGAGGTAAGAGAACGTTTTATTTAA
- a CDS encoding bactofilin family protein, which yields MFNDKKGSKKGQMEAGKSQNRISHGTVIEGDITSQGGFRIDGTINGTLQTPAKVVIGKDGSINGSLECGNADIEGNFKGKLSVTGLLTLKSSAVIDGEVVISKLAVEPGATFNATCSMNTGVKNLSDSNKKGKTA from the coding sequence ATGTTTAACGATAAGAAAGGTTCAAAAAAAGGACAAATGGAAGCAGGGAAATCGCAAAATAGAATCAGTCACGGCACAGTGATAGAAGGAGACATAACCAGTCAAGGTGGTTTTAGAATAGATGGAACAATTAATGGAACGTTGCAAACACCTGCAAAGGTTGTTATAGGTAAAGATGGATCTATTAATGGTTCTTTAGAATGTGGTAATGCAGATATTGAAGGAAATTTTAAAGGAAAACTATCTGTTACTGGTTTGTTAACTTTAAAATCAAGCGCAGTTATCGATGGCGAAGTAGTTATTTCAAAATTAGCTGTGGAGCCTGGTGCTACATTTAATGCAACCTGTTCTATGAATACTGGAGTGAAAAACTTGAGCGATAGCAATAAAAAAGGTAAAACGGCCTAG
- a CDS encoding ABC transporter ATP-binding protein, translating to MITINNLSKQYNGTKVLDIESLEIPKGQAIGLVGNNGAGKTTLFSLLLDLIQPSSGHIVSNDVRIDQSEDWKPFTSAFIDESFLIGYLTPEEYFYFIGELRGQNKADIDALIASYSDFFNGEAVGQKKYLRDLSKGNQKKVGIVAALIGKPQVVILDEPFANLDPSTQIRLKKIIKDLANDPEVTVLVSSHDLIHVTEVAQRVVLLEKGRVVKDIEKSSATFKELEDYFIGISEIHAPVATVLTEEE from the coding sequence ATGATTACTATAAATAACCTTTCAAAACAATATAACGGTACTAAAGTTCTAGACATTGAAAGCCTTGAAATTCCTAAGGGACAGGCTATAGGTCTAGTTGGAAATAACGGTGCTGGTAAAACCACCTTGTTTTCATTATTACTGGATTTAATTCAACCATCTAGTGGTCATATTGTTTCTAATGATGTGAGAATTGATCAAAGTGAGGACTGGAAACCATTTACTAGTGCTTTTATAGATGAGAGCTTTTTGATAGGTTACCTTACTCCAGAAGAGTATTTTTATTTCATCGGTGAGTTGCGTGGACAGAACAAAGCAGATATCGATGCGCTCATCGCTAGCTACAGTGATTTCTTTAACGGTGAAGCGGTAGGTCAAAAAAAATATTTGCGTGACCTATCAAAAGGTAACCAGAAAAAAGTAGGTATCGTCGCAGCTTTAATAGGAAAACCACAGGTCGTAATATTAGATGAGCCATTTGCAAATCTAGATCCATCTACACAAATCAGGTTAAAGAAGATTATTAAAGATCTTGCAAATGATCCAGAAGTAACGGTTTTAGTGTCTAGTCATGATTTAATACATGTCACAGAGGTCGCACAAAGAGTGGTGTTACTAGAGAAAGGAAGAGTCGTAAAAGATATTGAGAAAAGCAGTGCTACTTTTAAAGAACTGGAAGACTATTTTATTGGTATATCAGAAATTCATGCGCCAGTTGCTACTGTGTTAACTGAAGAAGAATAA
- a CDS encoding DUF5687 family protein: MTKHFINLEWKSFFRSAAFKQNLAIKILMAFGALYMISAFVGLGVGSYFLIQKSIEKGKIIADNPFQVVNGFLIYWFFADIGYRYVLQKMPVANIKPMLYLPFKKGKIVNYALGKTIVSFFNLLPAFFFIPFSIVLIAQGYSVTGVIGWHLAMLFITLAVNFLNVFMNNMDRVFYPALAVIAGLGLSQYYGLFDITAYTGPMFMFFYENAWAFIIPLLLCIATAYYAYHYFIKQLYLDEGLKAVAKEATTEDLSFLDRFGKLSTYLKNDIKLIKRNKRAKMTFIMGFFFVLYGLFFMNDLYSSINGMKVFAGLFCTGGFLFSFGGLVPSWDSSYYKLMMSQNIPYREFLLSKWWLMVAATAVSTLLCTFYLYFGLDWWFGMLAGAVYNIGFNSSVVLWGGAFVKTPIDLMTTKKAFGDSKAFNAKTILLIIPKLVLPVVIYYAFALTINESAGFIAIAATGVLGLLFRNKIFDMIEDIYKNEKYDTIAAYSQKN; the protein is encoded by the coding sequence ATGACCAAACATTTTATCAACCTAGAATGGAAAAGCTTCTTTAGAAGTGCCGCATTTAAACAGAATCTTGCCATCAAGATTTTAATGGCTTTTGGTGCTTTATATATGATTTCTGCTTTTGTAGGACTAGGAGTAGGCAGCTATTTTCTCATCCAAAAATCTATTGAAAAAGGTAAAATTATTGCAGATAATCCTTTTCAAGTCGTGAATGGCTTTTTAATTTACTGGTTTTTTGCAGACATAGGTTATCGATATGTACTTCAGAAAATGCCAGTGGCAAATATTAAGCCTATGCTATACTTGCCTTTTAAAAAAGGTAAGATTGTTAATTATGCACTAGGTAAAACGATTGTTTCTTTTTTCAATCTTCTACCAGCGTTCTTTTTTATTCCTTTTAGTATTGTTTTAATTGCACAAGGTTATAGTGTTACAGGTGTTATAGGCTGGCATCTAGCGATGTTATTTATTACGCTAGCCGTTAATTTTCTTAATGTGTTTATGAATAATATGGATAGAGTATTTTATCCAGCACTAGCGGTGATAGCAGGTTTAGGATTGTCCCAGTATTACGGTCTTTTTGATATCACGGCATACACAGGTCCTATGTTTATGTTCTTTTATGAAAACGCTTGGGCATTTATCATTCCATTATTGTTGTGTATTGCGACTGCATATTATGCATATCACTACTTTATCAAACAATTATACCTAGATGAAGGGTTAAAGGCCGTAGCAAAAGAAGCTACCACAGAGGATTTAAGTTTCTTAGACCGCTTCGGTAAACTATCTACTTATCTAAAGAACGACATTAAACTTATAAAAAGAAACAAGCGTGCAAAAATGACCTTTATCATGGGCTTCTTCTTTGTCCTTTATGGATTGTTTTTTATGAATGATTTATATTCTAGTATTAATGGTATGAAGGTTTTTGCAGGACTTTTTTGTACCGGTGGATTTTTATTCAGCTTTGGTGGATTAGTGCCTAGCTGGGATAGTAGTTATTATAAATTAATGATGTCGCAAAATATTCCCTACAGAGAGTTTTTGCTTAGTAAATGGTGGCTTATGGTCGCAGCGACTGCGGTAAGCACGTTGTTGTGTACGTTCTACTTATACTTTGGTCTAGACTGGTGGTTTGGGATGCTCGCAGGTGCTGTTTATAACATTGGCTTTAATAGTTCAGTAGTTTTATGGGGTGGCGCATTTGTGAAAACTCCTATAGATCTAATGACAACTAAAAAAGCTTTTGGTGATTCTAAGGCGTTTAACGCAAAGACAATCTTATTAATAATTCCCAAGCTAGTACTACCAGTGGTGATTTACTACGCATTTGCGTTAACCATAAATGAGTCTGCTGGATTTATAGCGATTGCTGCGACTGGAGTTTTAGGGTTGCTTTTCAGAAATAAGATTTTTGATATGATTGAAGATATTTATAAAAACGAGAAGTACGACACGATAGCCGCTTATTCTCAGAAAAACTAA
- a CDS encoding ferredoxin--NADP reductase, whose product MDFHKLTIQQVTKVTPQAVEIRFDIPQELVSDFNYQSGQYLTLKATIDGNEVRRAYSLSSAPHENHWSVVVKAVENGVFSNYAMTLRAGDQLDVAAPEGLFVHEKSTIAQTYLGVAAGSGITPIISIIKTVLETEPDSKFALIYGNQSISQTIYFEQINDLQDQYGDRFIVRYSFSREERDGELFGRVTKGNLNFFLKQDCTDYAFAKAYLCGPEDMITMTTENLVEKEIIVKENIHFELFSTKENKIEITEDSHLTEVIVILDDEEHTFTMKRSDNMLDIMLKNDIDAPYSCQGGICSSCICQIEEGSAQMAKNAILTDSEIAEGLSLACQAYPTSAKVKVNFDEV is encoded by the coding sequence ATGGATTTTCATAAACTCACTATACAACAAGTAACTAAGGTCACACCACAGGCTGTAGAAATTAGATTTGATATACCACAAGAACTGGTTTCAGATTTTAATTATCAATCTGGTCAGTATTTAACCTTAAAAGCAACTATAGATGGTAATGAAGTACGACGTGCTTATTCACTTTCTAGTGCACCACATGAGAATCACTGGAGTGTCGTTGTTAAAGCAGTAGAAAATGGTGTGTTCTCTAACTATGCCATGACGTTGCGTGCAGGAGATCAACTAGATGTTGCCGCTCCAGAAGGGCTTTTTGTTCATGAAAAGTCTACTATTGCTCAAACTTATTTAGGTGTCGCTGCTGGTAGTGGTATCACACCTATTATCTCTATTATAAAAACGGTACTGGAAACAGAACCGGATAGTAAGTTTGCTCTTATTTATGGGAATCAAAGTATTTCTCAAACTATTTATTTTGAACAAATTAATGATCTTCAAGATCAATATGGTGACCGTTTTATAGTACGTTATAGTTTCTCTAGAGAAGAACGTGATGGCGAACTTTTTGGTCGCGTCACAAAAGGAAATTTGAACTTTTTCTTGAAGCAGGATTGTACAGATTATGCTTTTGCAAAAGCTTATTTATGTGGCCCAGAAGACATGATCACCATGACGACTGAAAATCTTGTAGAAAAAGAGATTATAGTTAAAGAAAACATACACTTTGAGCTTTTTTCTACTAAAGAGAATAAAATAGAAATCACAGAAGATTCACATCTAACTGAGGTTATCGTAATCCTAGATGATGAAGAGCACACGTTCACAATGAAGCGTAGTGATAACATGCTAGATATCATGCTTAAAAATGATATCGATGCTCCATACAGCTGTCAGGGCGGAATTTGTAGTTCTTGTATTTGTCAAATAGAAGAAGGCAGCGCTCAAATGGCCAAAAATGCCATCCTTACAGACAGTGAGATTGCAGAAGGACTTTCTCTAGCATGTCAAGCTTATCCGACCAGTGCTAAGGTGAAAGTTAATTTTGATGAGGTGTAG
- a CDS encoding CoA transferase subunit B, with product MLTKEQIAQRIAKEVKDGYYVNLGIGIPTLVANYVPQGIDVEFQSENGVLGMGPFPFDGEEDADVINAGKQTITTLPGASFFDSSMSFGMIRGQHVDLTILGAMEVAENGDIANWKIPGKMVKGMGGAMDLVASAENIIVAMMHTNRAGASKLLKRCSLPLTGVNCITKVVTNMAVLDVTDKGFVLLERAPGVSVEDIKTATEGNLIVNGDIPEMVI from the coding sequence ATGTTGACTAAAGAACAAATTGCACAAAGAATCGCAAAAGAAGTAAAAGACGGATATTACGTAAACCTAGGAATAGGAATCCCTACTCTAGTCGCAAACTATGTGCCGCAGGGAATAGACGTAGAATTTCAATCAGAGAATGGAGTATTAGGAATGGGACCTTTCCCTTTTGATGGAGAAGAAGATGCCGATGTTATTAATGCAGGTAAACAAACCATCACCACATTACCAGGAGCGAGCTTTTTTGATAGTTCTATGAGTTTTGGGATGATCCGTGGTCAGCATGTAGATCTAACTATATTAGGTGCCATGGAAGTTGCTGAAAATGGTGATATAGCCAACTGGAAAATACCAGGTAAAATGGTAAAAGGTATGGGCGGCGCTATGGATCTCGTTGCAAGTGCCGAGAATATCATCGTTGCGATGATGCATACCAATCGTGCTGGAGCTTCAAAATTGTTGAAAAGATGTTCGCTACCACTTACAGGAGTTAATTGTATTACTAAAGTAGTCACTAACATGGCTGTACTTGATGTCACAGATAAAGGATTTGTGCTCCTAGAACGAGCACCTGGTGTAAGTGTTGAAGATATAAAAACTGCTACTGAAGGAAACTTAATCGTTAATGGCGATATTCCTGAGATGGTGATATAA
- a CDS encoding CoA transferase subunit A, producing MINRTVSSVEEALEGVKSGMTFMVGGFGLSGIPENSIAQLVKTGITDLTCISNNAGVDDFGLGLLLQGKQIKKMISSYVGENDEFERQMLSGELEVDLIPQGTLAERCRAAQAGIPAFFTPAGYGTEVAEGKEVRDFNGKPHILEHAFQADFAFVKAWKGDEAGNLIFKGTARNFNPVMAGAATITVAEVEELVPAGTLDPNQIHIPGIFVKRIFQGEKYEKRIEQRTVRQKA from the coding sequence ATGATTAATAGAACGGTAAGTAGTGTAGAAGAAGCACTGGAAGGCGTTAAGAGTGGTATGACCTTTATGGTAGGCGGTTTTGGCCTATCAGGAATCCCAGAAAACAGTATTGCCCAACTGGTAAAAACAGGTATTACTGATTTAACGTGTATTTCTAATAATGCTGGAGTAGATGATTTTGGATTAGGTTTACTATTACAAGGGAAACAAATCAAAAAAATGATATCCTCTTATGTAGGAGAGAACGACGAGTTTGAAAGACAAATGTTGAGCGGTGAACTTGAAGTAGATCTGATACCACAAGGAACACTGGCAGAGCGCTGTAGAGCAGCACAAGCTGGAATCCCTGCGTTCTTTACACCAGCTGGTTACGGTACTGAAGTAGCCGAAGGAAAAGAAGTAAGAGATTTTAACGGTAAACCGCATATTCTAGAACATGCATTTCAAGCAGATTTCGCTTTTGTAAAAGCATGGAAAGGTGATGAGGCTGGTAACCTTATTTTTAAAGGAACCGCTCGCAATTTTAATCCGGTAATGGCAGGCGCGGCAACAATCACAGTTGCTGAGGTTGAAGAACTAGTTCCTGCAGGAACTCTAGATCCTAACCAAATCCACATTCCAGGAATCTTTGTTAAACGTATTTTCCAAGGCGAAAAGTATGAGAAGAGAATTGAACAGAGAACTGTTAGACAAAAAGCTTAA
- a CDS encoding peptidoglycan DD-metalloendopeptidase family protein, with product MSIKRHLIDPSVGSKGYFPINLSVVNSFWDKNDVSDISVFEKYLAEKRDEHQSYVAHGGYLEQRALYRKNARFQTGITRDVHMGIDLWAPAGTSVHAVMDGVIHSFAHNDDAGNYGPTIILEHDWNGQKIYSLYGHLSLSDMAGWEVGFRFRESEKIATLGTPHENGGYSPHLHFQVMTDMRDYRGDFPGVAAQEELASYENMILDPNPFIFN from the coding sequence ATGAGCATTAAAAGACATCTTATTGATCCATCGGTAGGTAGCAAAGGCTATTTCCCTATTAATTTATCTGTTGTGAATTCATTTTGGGATAAAAATGATGTAAGTGATATCTCAGTGTTTGAAAAATATCTAGCAGAAAAACGAGATGAACATCAATCTTATGTTGCTCATGGTGGTTATCTAGAACAACGCGCCTTATATCGCAAAAACGCACGTTTTCAAACAGGCATCACTCGAGATGTACATATGGGAATAGATTTATGGGCTCCAGCTGGCACTAGTGTTCATGCCGTAATGGATGGTGTTATTCACTCTTTTGCACATAATGATGATGCTGGCAATTACGGTCCTACCATAATTTTAGAACATGACTGGAATGGCCAGAAAATCTACAGTCTATATGGACACTTATCCCTTAGTGATATGGCAGGTTGGGAAGTTGGATTCCGCTTTCGCGAAAGCGAGAAAATAGCAACTCTGGGAACTCCACATGAAAATGGTGGTTACTCGCCACATCTACACTTTCAGGTAATGACAGATATGAGAGATTATCGTGGCGATTTCCCTGGTGTTGCTGCACAAGAAGAGTTAGCGAGTT